The region AGTCCCGGCCTTCACCACGCTGCGCTCCAGCGCATCCCACGCGGTGGTGTAAGGAACGCCGAGGCTGGCCGCTTGGGCAAAGCTGAGGTGAGTGGGTTTCAGCGCGACACCATTGGCTGGCAGCTTGACGAATTGCGCGTGGGCTCCGTCAGCGAAAAAGCCCAGTTCGCGGCCTGTGCCCCAGACGGCCTGACCAAGTAACGCCTGCGGCCCTTCAACCACCACACCGGCGAAATCCCGCCCGGGAATCCGTGGCAACGTGGTGTAGGGAAAACGCCCCAACACATTCTTCACGTCGCTGGGGTTGAGCCCCGCCGCCTTGATCTGAACCAGCACTTCGCCGGTGCCAGCCACCGGGGTGGGTACGTCAACGTAACGCAGGGCCGCGAGGTCGCCGGTTTGGTCAAATTGCAGTGCTTTCATGGGCGCGTCCATTAAGTCGATCAATAGGGTTCAGGAGATCCAGCCGGCGAGCAACTGCCGACCCATAGGCCATAACTTCTCGCCGGCCAGCATACCCAACAGCCCCGCCAGCGCGATGGCAGGCGGTGCCGGGGAACGAAAGTCGAGGGCGCCATAGAGCAAGCCGACGCCCAGACCGATGCCCAGCGAAATGAGGTAATTCATGGCGGACTCCAGAGAAGGAATGCACAGAGTCTAGGGGGCCGCGACGCACGCCATCGGCCAAGTGCTTCTGAATTTCGGCCAAAAAACCCGCCGGAACGCTTTAGTCGGCGTGTTGGCTCAGCGAAAACTGTGACGGCGCGACACCGAGCGCCCGCCGAAACATATCGCTGAAACTGCTGGGGGAGTAGCCCAGTTCCCGAGCGATGGCACTGACCGGCACGCCCTGAATCAACGCTGCCACCGCCGTGGCCAACTGCACCTGCCGCCGCCATTCGGCAAACCCCATGCCCAGGCCATCCTTGAACAAGCGCGCCAGGGTGCGCACGCTGGCACCCGCGTTTTCAGCGTGCTGTTCGAAAGCGATGGCCAAGGACGGCGCGGCCATGACCGCCTGACACAGGGTCATCAGGCGCCGGTCGGAATCGTCCGGCAGGGGGATTTTCAGTAACGATCGTTTGGCTCGCCTAAGCGCCAACAGCGTCAGGCTAACCAAAGCCTCGTAATACGCGCCATCACCCGCGTCGCCCTGCGCTACCAGCCCGACGATCAGTTCGCGCAGCAACCCGCCTACTTCGATCACTTGCACCGTGGCGTCGAGTGTTACCGCCAAGGCTGGTCGCAAGTAGATGTTGCGCATCTGTAAGTCCGACACCACGCGAATCCCATGCGGCACGCCTGGCGGTAGCCAGACCGCCCGTTGGGGTGGGACGACCAGCGCTTCATGCGGTGTCTCAACCCACATCACGCCGCTCATCGCGTACAGCAATTGGCCCCAGACATGCTCATGAGGCTCGATGTACAGCCCACGCGAATAGGTGCGCGCGAGCGGCTGCACGAGCACATCGGTATCACTGAGGTCAGGGGGCGCAGCCAGTGCCATGGGCCAGGATCGTTGAGGTTTTCAGGGCTTGCATGGTAACCAGCCACGGGACCTGTCGCCACTGGCGCGCACCGTCCGACAATCCAACTGAATTTTCCGTGCGCCCAGCGATCCTTTTATTACCACAGGGAGGAATACGGGCTTTATGAACAACGCAAAACTCTTCGTCATTGAATACACCCTTCATGGCGCCCCCAAGTCTTTCATCATCCGCCTGGACAAAATGGATAACGCGGAAGCTTGGCATTGGGCCAGTTGCGATGCCGGAGTGGGACGAATTCCGCGCTTTGGCCGTGAGAAGGTGCAAAAAACCAGCAAGCCACTGGCTGAAAAATTCGGCGTCGAAAATGTCAAATGGCGACCGACGAGTTGAAGGCAACACTGAAAACGAAAAGTGGAGCCTCGAAGGCTCCACTTTTTAGTTGGGATGAACGGTCAACCATGGGCACATTTACAACCGTTGCTGGTGCAGGCTTCGCCGTGTTCGTGATGCTTGGCGCAGCCTTCACAGCAGTAGTGTTTGCCGTGGCGCGCAATCGGATGTTCGCCCAGTTTGCATGAGCATTTAGGGCAGTCGCAGGTACGTTCAGTCATTGGTCTGACTCCATTTTTGTGGTCGTCCGGTGCTGCAACTGCGCACCGTTCTTCCAGTGTAGGAGCCTTTTTCAGTCACGCCTGACGAGTGCTGCTGCGATACATGAACACCAGCGCCAAGGCCAGGCACACCATCGCCAGTATCCGACTTGCGGACAATTCAATGGCGGGGTTGCCCAACCAGCCGAAGTTGTCGATCAACATGCCCATGCCCAATTGCCCGACGATCACCGCAACCGTCGCCACCGCCGTGCCAACCCGTGGCACCGCGCCCACCATGACCATCATGTAGACGACGCCGAACAACGCACCGCTGAGCTGCCATTTCGGCACATCCAGCAGGCTGACGGCATGCGCCGGCTCAAAAAACAGGATCAACAGTGCCGTGACCACCGCACCGACAGCGAAGGTCAGCAAACTGCTGCGCAACACGCCGACGGTTTCCCCAAGGCGCCCGTTGATCGCAGCCTGGATGCTCAGTACCGCACCGGCAGCCACGACCACCGCCAACAAAATAATCAGACTCATCATCAACCCCGAGCAATCAGAACAAGTGCCGCGACAATCAGCAGCAAGGCTAGCCAACGTTCACCGTTGACCTTTTTACGGGTGGCGCCGAACCAGCCGAAGTGGTCGATCAACACGCTCTTGCCAACCTGCCCGGACAGGATCGCAATCATGGTCATCGCGATACCGATATGGGGCGTCGCCAAGGTCAGCACCACCACGTAAATCGGTCCGAGAAAGCCACCGATCAACTGCCAGCGCGGTAACGTGCTGAGGGCGGGCCCTTGCTGCGGACCGCTGAACAGCAGTAGCAAAAACAGAATCGCCGAACCCACGCCAAAAATGCTCAAGGTCGCCCACAAGTGCCCGACTTGAACCCCGAGCGGACCGAGCAAGCCGGCCTCCACGGAAAGGCCCATGCCCGCCAGAATCACCAGCGGTAGCAGTAACAAGCGCAGCCCCGGTTTACTGGAAGGTGTTGCGACAACGCCAACGTCGTCGATTGAAGAAGACTGCATACAGAAAACCCATCCAAGGAAACAATGGCGGGCATTATCGGCTGGCGATCCTTTGCGATAAATGGGAGCATCCGGACAACACTTTTGCGTAATACGCACAGCAGGATTAACCATGCACGGGCTTAACGAACTGGGATTCAAGGCACTTCGGCTCTTCGTTGCAGTGCTCGACCACGGCAGTTTTTCAGAAGTCGCACGCCGCGAAGGCCTGGCACCCTCTTCGATTTCACGGCAAATCCAATTAATGGAACAGGCACTGAACCAGCAATTGCTCTACCGCCATACCCGCGCGGTGACACCCACGGAAGCCGGACGGATGCTCGGGCATCATGCGCGGCTGGTGCTGGCGCAACTTGAAGAAGCTGAACAAGCTTTGCAGGAACAGCAAAGCGAGCCCAGCGGCCTGGTGCGGATTAATGCCCCGGTAGTGTTTGGTCAACGGCATCTGACGCCGTGGCTGGGGGCACTGTGCGAGCGCTACCCGAAACTGCAATTGGATATCCAGCAGACAGACAGCTATGTCGATCCCTTGCAGGAGGGCGCCGACCTGTTATTTCGCATCGGCGCGCTGCACGATTCGAGCATGCAGGCGCGCATTCTGGCACCGCACCGCTTTCAGGTCGCAGCGAGCCCGGCCTATCTGAAACGCCACGGCAGCCCGCAACACCCTCAGGACCTGGCGGCGCACCAGTGCCTGGTCTACAAGGGCGTGGCCGGTCAGCAACGCTGGTTCTTTCGTCGCGACCAGCAAGACTGGACGCCCTACACGGTCAAGGGGCCGATCACCGGCAACCACGCCGACACCCTGACCCAGGCCGCCGAGCAAGGGCTGGGGTTGGTGATGTTTCCGTCCTGGCTGATTGGCGAAGCGGTGCGCGCAGGCACGCTGGTGCCGGTGCTGGGCGACTACCAAGTATCCAACAGCCTGGAACCGCAGCAAATTGCGGTGCTGTGGCCTGGCAGTCGGCGCCTGTCAGTGAAGGTGCGCACGGTCATCGACTTCTTTATCGAACGCTTTGGGACTGTGCCGTATTGGGACCGGCCCTGACAGCACACAGTCCCTGCGGACTCAGATACGGAACTGCCCCACCAGTTTGCCGAGGCGCTGACCGAGGTCGGCCAAACTGCGCGAGGTCTGGGCGCCGAGTTGAGTTTCGTCGGCCACGTTGTCCACGGCCACGGCAATCTGATGCACGCTGCGGTTGATCTCTTCAGCCACGGCGGTTTGCTCTTCGGCAGCACTGGCGATCTGGGCGTTCATCGAGTTGATGGTGCCGATCAGTTGGGCCATGGTGTCCAGTGACGCACCCGCTTCGTTGGCCTGGACCGAGGTGCCGTCGCCGGCCTCACTGGAGCGGCGCATGGCTTCGACTGCCGACTGAGTGCCAGCCTGCAAACGGTCAATCATGCTCTGGATTTCCTGGGTACTGACCTGCGTGCGACTGGCCAGCGCTCGCACTTCGTCCGCCACCACCGCAAACCCTCTCCCCGCCTCGCCGGCACGGGCCGCCTCAATGGCGGCGTTGAGGGCCAGCAGGTTGGTCTGCTCAGCAATCGAGCGGATCACGCCCAACACGCTGACAATCGACGACACGTCTTTTTGCAAGTTATCGAGGGAGACGCCGCTGCTGCGAATGTCATTCACCAGCGCATGAATCTTGACGATGCTACCCGCCACCACACGTTTGGCGGCCTGGCCCTCTTCGTCGGTCTGCTGGGCAGCAACCGCCGCGTTCTGCGCACTTTTCGCGACTTCCTGAGCAGCGGCCGACATTTCGTTGATCGCCGTGGCCACCTGATCGGTCTCGTGACGCTGGCGTTCCATGGCCTGCTCGGAGCGCTGGGCCTGCTCGGACACCTGATTCACCAGACCGGTCAGTTGCGAGGTCATTTCGGTGATCTGACGCACCAGTCCGTGGATTTTGTCGACAAAGCGGTTGAAGGAGCCAGCCAGTTGACCGAGTTCGTCCTGGCTGGTGATGTTCAGGCGGCGAGTCAAATCGCCTTCGCCGGCCGCGATGTCGTCCAGGTTGGCTTTCATCAGGTTCAGCGGACGCAAAATGGCGTTGGCCAGCAACATCCCGACGGCCGCGATCACCAGCAACACCACCACAGCGATCCCGACGATGCTCAGCACCACGCCTTCCATACGCTCGGTGACCTTGGCCTGAACCAGCGCGACTTGGGCTTCGATACCGTCCAGGTTGACCGAAGTGCCCACCGCCATGTCCCACTTGGGCAGGTATTCGGTGTAACCCAGTTTGGGCACCAACACCTGCGTGTTACCGGGCAGCGGTGAACTGTATTGCAGGTAGTGAGTGCCGTCCTTGGCGACCTTCACCAGGTCGCGGTTGACGTAGACGCCGTTCGGGTCACGGTTGTCCTTAAAGCTCTGGCCCACGCCGTCAGGACTGTTGGCCTTGAACAGGCGCACGGTGTTGGAGTCGTAGCCGAAGAAGTAGCCGTCCTTGCCGTAGTTGATGCTCGACAGCAACTTAACCACCTGAGCCCGCGCGACGTCGTCGCCCGGCGCGGCTGCGTCATAGAGCGGTTTGATCGCAGTCATGGCCACGGCGACGTAGCTTTGTAGCGTCGCTTTGGCGTCGTTGAGCAGGCTCTGGCGGGTTTCCTCGACCTCCTTGCGGGCCTGATCCTGCAAAATGAACAATGTGGTCAGGCTGATCACTACGGCAAAGAGCAACACCGGGAGAACGGCAAGGGACAGAACTTTAGCCTTCAGGCTCATGCGCATGACGGTTCACTCTTTTAGTTTTTTTGGCGTGGTTAAAGGCTGTAACGGCACGCCGAAGCAAAAGTTGAATCGTCGTCCCCGCTGTGGCCGCGAGCCTACTCACGCTAGCGGTGGCGCCACCAATATTGATGAAGGTCAGGCCGCCATCGCGAATGGGCTCGCTGCACCTGTTGATCCTGGGCATTCAGGAAGACGGGGTTACAACACCATCGCGCCGACCCAGCCAAACACCAACAGGGGCAGGTTGTAATGCAGGAAGGTCGGCACCACCGTGTCCCAGATGTGGTGATGCTGACCGTCAATGTTCAGGCCCGAGGTCGGGCCGAGAGTCGAGTCCGAGGCCGGTGATCCGCTATCGCCCAGCGCGCCCGCAGTGCCCACGATGCACACAATGGCCATCGGGCTGAAACCCAGTTGCACGCACAGCGGCACAAAGATCGCCGCCAAAATCGGCACCGTAGAAAACGATGAACCAATGCCGATGGTGACCATCAATCCCACCAGCAGCATCAGCAACGCGCCAATCGCCTTGCTGTGATCAATCCACGCTGCCGCACTTTCGACCAGCGTGCGCACCTGCCCGGTCGCTTTAAGCACTTCGGCGAAGCCTGAAGCCGCAATCATGATGAAACCGATCATCGCCATCATTTTCATGCCCTCGGTGAACAGGTCGTCGGTTTCATGCCACTTCACCACCCCCGATACCGAGAAAATCAGAAACCCCGCCAACGCACCAATGATCATCGAGTCCAGCCACAATTGGATGATAAACGCAGCGGCAATGGCCACACCGGCAATGCCCAGGGTCATCGGGTTGTAGGCGACGCTAACCTGTTCTACCTGCTCAATCTTCGCCAGGTCGTAGACACGTTTTTTGCGGTAGCTGAACAACACGGCCACCAATAAACCGACGACCATGCCCATCGCGGGAATCGCCATGGCGTGCATGACGTTGATCTGACTGATGTCCACTCCGCTTTTGCTGACGTTGGCCAACAGAATCTGGTTCAGAAAAATATTGCCGAACCCCACCGGGAACACCATGTAGGGCGTGATCAGGCCGAAGGTCATGACGCAAGCAATGAGGCGGCGGTCCAGTTGCAGTTTGGTCAGCACATAGAGAAGCGGTGGCACCAGCAACGGGATAAAAGCGATATGTATCGGCAAGATATTTTGGGAAGCGATCGCCACCACCCACAGCAAACCAATCAGCAGCCACTTGACCTGACGCCCCCCACTGGCGTGCTGGCGATCGACCATCAGTAGAGCCTTGTCTGCCAGGGCATGGGCCAGACCGGACTTGGCGATGGCCACGGCGAAGGCACCGAGCAACGCATAAGACAATGCCACCGTTGCCCCATTGCCAAGGCCGCTGTTGAAGGCCTTAAGCGTCGCATCAATGCCCAGGCCTGCGGTCAGGCCACCCACCAGCGCGCCAATAATCAGCGCGATTACCACATGCACCCGGGACAGGCTTAGCACCAGCATGACGCCGACGGCGGCAATTACAGCATTGATCATCGTGACCTCAAGGCAAACGAAATGAGTCCGGCCGGCAGTCTGCATGAGCCGCCAGCGGATAAAGGAATGGGTTTTATTAGAGGGCGCGCACTTTGCCGCACAGGGGCTCCGGTGTCAAAGCGCAGAGCCTTCGACGCGGTGTAACGGGATGTGATGTTTAAGCCGCACGGCTTATTTGAAGGGCGGTATCAAGAAAGCAGATTCGCCGCCGCTACAGTGCAAAGTCTCAGATATTTATCGAATAAAAGGACGCTTTCATGCCACTCAGACACCTTTCCATTCAATGGAAAATCACCCTGCTGGCCGGGCTATGCCTGGCCGGCATCGTGACCCTGCTGGTCGGTCTTTCGCTGTATCGAATGCAGCAAAGCTCCGAGTTAGTGAAAGCCTCGAGCATGGAGATGCTCAACGATGCGGCGCAAGCACGGATTGAGTCCCAGGGTGAAGTCCAGGCTCTGGGCATTCGCCAGCAGTTCATGGACGCTTATCAATACGGTCACGGTTTTTCGCGCCAGGTGCTGTTCCTGCGCGACCAGGCCGAAAAACGCTTTCTGGATGCCTTTGACCTGCGTGAGGATTTGACCCGTCAAGTCAAGTCAGCACTGCAAGCCAACCCGCAACTGCTCGGATTGTCGCTGGTGTTCGAAGCCAACGCGCTGGACGGCAAGGACGAACTGTTCGCCGGCCAGGCCGAGCTGGGCAGCAACGACAAGGGCCGCTTCGCCCTGTACTGGTCGCAGCCGACTGCGGGCAAGCTGACCTCAATGTCGCTACCGGAGAGTGACATCGCCGACACCCGCTCCGGACCCAGCGGCGAGGCGGCTAACGCCTGGTTCACCTGCCCGCGCGCCACGCTCAAGCCCTGCGTGATCGAACCTTACTTCTATGTAATCGACGGCCAGAACGTGCTGATGACCAGCATCGTGTTCCCGCTGATGGTCAACGGTAAAGTCATCGCGTCGCTGTCGGTCGACATCAACCTCAACAGCCTGCAAGCGGTCAGTCAGGACGCGAGCAAAAAGCTCTACGACGGCCAGACCAGTGTCAGCATTCTCAGCCCCGTCGGTTTACTGGCTGGCTACAGCCCGGATGCGAGCAAGCTCAGCCAGCGCCTGGACGCCGTTGATAAAACCAGCGGCGCCGAGTTGATCCGCCTACTCTCCGAAAGCAACAAAACCCAGAGCCTGCGCAACAACCAGCAACTGAAAGTGCTATCGCCATTCCAGCCAATTCCGGGTGGCAAGTCCTGGGGCGTGTTGCTCGATGTGCCGGAGAACGTCCTCGTAGGGCCGGCCGAAACGCTGAAAAAGCAGTTGGATGAAAGCAACAGCGCCGGCACCCTGACCGAACTCGGCCTGGGGGTTCTGGCGGCGTTGATCGGTTTGTTGCTGGTGTGGCTGATGGCCCGTAGCGTGACCCATCCGATCCTCGGCGTAGCGCGGATGCTAGAGGACATTGCCAGCGGCGAAGGTGACCTGACACGGCGCCTGGCCTATGCCAAGCAGGATGAACTGGGCCAGTTGGCGGGTTGGTTCAACCGCTTCCTCGACAAACTGCAACCGATCATCGCTGAGGTCAAACGCTCGGTGCAGGATGCCCGCAGTACAGCCGATCAATCGTCCGCCATCGCCACCCAGACCAGCGCTGGCATGGAGCAGCAGTACCGTCAGGTGGATCAAGTGGCCACCGCGTCTCACGAGATGAGCGCCACCGCCCAGGACGTCGCCCGGAGCGCCGCCCAGGCAGCCCAAGCTGCGCGGGAGGCCGATCAGGCGACTCGTCAGGGATTGACCGTGATCGACCGTACCACCACCAGCATTGGCAACCTCGCCGCGGACATGAGCGCGGCCATGCTGCAAGTTGAAGGCTTGGCAGCCAACAGCGAGAAAATCGGATCAGTGCTGGAAGTGATTCGCGCCATCGCCGAGCAGACCAATTTGCTGGCCCTCAACGCCGCCATCGAGGCCGCTCGGGCCGGTGAAGCCGGGCGCGGGTTTGCCGTGGTGGCCGATGAGGTGCGCAACCTGGCACGCCGCACGCAAGAGTCCGTCGAGGAAACCCGCGTAGTGATCGAACAGCTACAGAGCGGGACTCAAGAGGTCGTCGGGTCGATGAACAGCAGTCATCGCCAGGCCCAGGGCAGCGTCGAGCAAGTTGGCCAGGCGGTGACCGCGCTGCGCCAGATTGGCGACGCGGTAACGGTGATCAGCGACATGAACCTGCAAATCGCCAGCGCGGCGGAACAACAGAGCGCGGTGGCGGAAGAGATCAACAGCAACGTGGCAACCATTCGCGACGTCACCGAGTCGCTGTCCGAGCAGGCCAATGAATCGGCGCGGGTCAGTCAGTCACTCAACAGCCTGGCGAATCAGCAGCAACGTTTGATGGACCAGTTCCGCGTCTAACGCGAAGGCTGCCTCCACCGAAAATCAAAATGGGCGCGCGGCCTGCTCGCGAAACGCTGATCTGTCAGCGTTTCGCAAGCTTGATGACAACTTTCAAGCCGCCCCACTCGCTCTCCTGCAACGTCAACACCCCGCCCCAGGTGTCGACGATGTCGCGCACAATACCCAGCCCCAAACCATGCCCATGCGTCTGTTCATCCAGCCGCGCGCCACGGCTGAACACAAGATCGCGCTGGTCTTGTGGAATGCCCGGACCGTCATCCTCCACACTTAACTCAAAACTTTCCGCGGTTTCGATCACGCTCAACCGAACCTCGGCATCGGCCCACTTGCAGGCGTTGTCCAAAAGATTGCCCAGCAGTTCAAGCAGGTCTTCGCGATCCCATGGCAGTTGCAAACCAGCAGGTGCGTGAGCGCTGAGTTCAAGGTGTTCGCCATGAATCATGTTCAACGTCGCCAGTAACCCCGGCAGTTCGGCGGCGCAATCAAACAATGCCCCCGGCAGCGCATCGCCGGATAAACGGGCACGGTTGAGTTCGCGATTGAGTCGCTGCTGCACCTGATCGAGCTGCTGCTCAATGCTATTGCGCAATTGTGGGTGGGCGTCGAGTTTTTCGCTGGACGCCAGGCTGAGCAACACCGCCAACGGCGTCTTCAGTGCATGACCCAGGTTCCCCAATGCATTGCGCGAACGCTTGAGACTGTCTTCAGTGTGAGCCAACAAATGGTTGATTTGAGCCACCAAGGGCTCCAGTTCAACCGGCACCTGATCGTCAAGCAGTGACCGCTGGCCCTGTTGCAGTTGCGCGATTTGCTCACGGGCCTTTTCCAGTGGCCGCAAGGCCCGGCGCACAGTGAACCGTTGCAGCAGGAGGATCAGCAGCAACCCCGCCAGCCCCAAGCCCAGCCCGACTTGCCGCATGCGCTGAAAACTTTCGTGTACCGGGGTGTAATCCTGCGCGACGCTGATGGACATTGACTGACCCAGCCTCCGGTAGT is a window of Pseudomonas sp. DC1.2 DNA encoding:
- a CDS encoding DUF1427 family protein, producing MNYLISLGIGLGVGLLYGALDFRSPAPPAIALAGLLGMLAGEKLWPMGRQLLAGWIS
- a CDS encoding helix-turn-helix transcriptional regulator, producing the protein MALAAPPDLSDTDVLVQPLARTYSRGLYIEPHEHVWGQLLYAMSGVMWVETPHEALVVPPQRAVWLPPGVPHGIRVVSDLQMRNIYLRPALAVTLDATVQVIEVGGLLRELIVGLVAQGDAGDGAYYEALVSLTLLALRRAKRSLLKIPLPDDSDRRLMTLCQAVMAAPSLAIAFEQHAENAGASVRTLARLFKDGLGMGFAEWRRQVQLATAVAALIQGVPVSAIARELGYSPSSFSDMFRRALGVAPSQFSLSQHAD
- a CDS encoding DUF6555 family protein translates to MNNAKLFVIEYTLHGAPKSFIIRLDKMDNAEAWHWASCDAGVGRIPRFGREKVQKTSKPLAEKFGVENVKWRPTS
- a CDS encoding metallothionein is translated as MTERTCDCPKCSCKLGEHPIARHGKHYCCEGCAKHHEHGEACTSNGCKCAHG
- a CDS encoding DMT family transporter; amino-acid sequence: MMSLIILLAVVVAAGAVLSIQAAINGRLGETVGVLRSSLLTFAVGAVVTALLILFFEPAHAVSLLDVPKWQLSGALFGVVYMMVMVGAVPRVGTAVATVAVIVGQLGMGMLIDNFGWLGNPAIELSASRILAMVCLALALVFMYRSSTRQA
- a CDS encoding DMT family transporter, whose translation is MQSSSIDDVGVVATPSSKPGLRLLLLPLVILAGMGLSVEAGLLGPLGVQVGHLWATLSIFGVGSAILFLLLLFSGPQQGPALSTLPRWQLIGGFLGPIYVVVLTLATPHIGIAMTMIAILSGQVGKSVLIDHFGWFGATRKKVNGERWLALLLIVAALVLIARG
- a CDS encoding LysR family transcriptional regulator; amino-acid sequence: MHGLNELGFKALRLFVAVLDHGSFSEVARREGLAPSSISRQIQLMEQALNQQLLYRHTRAVTPTEAGRMLGHHARLVLAQLEEAEQALQEQQSEPSGLVRINAPVVFGQRHLTPWLGALCERYPKLQLDIQQTDSYVDPLQEGADLLFRIGALHDSSMQARILAPHRFQVAASPAYLKRHGSPQHPQDLAAHQCLVYKGVAGQQRWFFRRDQQDWTPYTVKGPITGNHADTLTQAAEQGLGLVMFPSWLIGEAVRAGTLVPVLGDYQVSNSLEPQQIAVLWPGSRRLSVKVRTVIDFFIERFGTVPYWDRP
- a CDS encoding methyl-accepting chemotaxis protein codes for the protein MTSQLTGLVNQVSEQAQRSEQAMERQRHETDQVATAINEMSAAAQEVAKSAQNAAVAAQQTDEEGQAAKRVVAGSIVKIHALVNDIRSSGVSLDNLQKDVSSIVSVLGVIRSIAEQTNLLALNAAIEAARAGEAGRGFAVVADEVRALASRTQVSTQEIQSMIDRLQAGTQSAVEAMRRSSEAGDGTSVQANEAGASLDTMAQLIGTINSMNAQIASAAEEQTAVAEEINRSVHQIAVAVDNVADETQLGAQTSRSLADLGQRLGKLVGQFRI
- a CDS encoding Na+/H+ antiporter family protein; the encoded protein is MNAVIAAVGVMLVLSLSRVHVVIALIIGALVGGLTAGLGIDATLKAFNSGLGNGATVALSYALLGAFAVAIAKSGLAHALADKALLMVDRQHASGGRQVKWLLIGLLWVVAIASQNILPIHIAFIPLLVPPLLYVLTKLQLDRRLIACVMTFGLITPYMVFPVGFGNIFLNQILLANVSKSGVDISQINVMHAMAIPAMGMVVGLLVAVLFSYRKKRVYDLAKIEQVEQVSVAYNPMTLGIAGVAIAAAFIIQLWLDSMIIGALAGFLIFSVSGVVKWHETDDLFTEGMKMMAMIGFIMIAASGFAEVLKATGQVRTLVESAAAWIDHSKAIGALLMLLVGLMVTIGIGSSFSTVPILAAIFVPLCVQLGFSPMAIVCIVGTAGALGDSGSPASDSTLGPTSGLNIDGQHHHIWDTVVPTFLHYNLPLLVFGWVGAMVL
- a CDS encoding methyl-accepting chemotaxis protein, encoding MEQQYRQVDQVATASHEMSATAQDVARSAAQAAQAAREADQATRQGLTVIDRTTTSIGNLAADMSAAMLQVEGLAANSEKIGSVLEVIRAIAEQTNLLALNAAIEAARAGEAGRGFAVVADEVRNLARRTQESVEETRVVIEQLQSGTQEVVGSMNSSHRQAQGSVEQVGQAVTALRQIGDAVTVISDMNLQIASAAEQQSAVAEEINSNVATIRDVTESLSEQANESARVSQSLNSLANQQQRLMDQFRV
- a CDS encoding sensor histidine kinase, whose product is MRSIQRRLSLGLISVLLIVGVVLAQTSLWLFEMGLQRYFEAGLRNDSENLLAALVRGPQGLQLDERHLAPAYQRPFSGHYFRIDFVDSHWRSRSLWDQELPLMDSPGLHSNLQLGPEGQQLLVLRSDYRRLGQSMSISVAQDYTPVHESFQRMRQVGLGLGLAGLLLILLLQRFTVRRALRPLEKAREQIAQLQQGQRSLLDDQVPVELEPLVAQINHLLAHTEDSLKRSRNALGNLGHALKTPLAVLLSLASSEKLDAHPQLRNSIEQQLDQVQQRLNRELNRARLSGDALPGALFDCAAELPGLLATLNMIHGEHLELSAHAPAGLQLPWDREDLLELLGNLLDNACKWADAEVRLSVIETAESFELSVEDDGPGIPQDQRDLVFSRGARLDEQTHGHGLGLGIVRDIVDTWGGVLTLQESEWGGLKVVIKLAKR